TAGCAAAATGATCGAGCATTATATCGAGGAATAATATTTATGGCACAGAGGAAATATGTTGCATAAATGCAATCGAGCTCGGCGCGAGAATGTCGCTCTGAACTACAAAAGTGCCTGAATATTGCAGTAAAGATTCTGCGATTTAATACCAACAATAATAAAAGAGGGGCTTTGTTATTACGGTTTAAATAGAATTCTTGATAAAAAGTAATACCAAGAGCCATATTTATCAAGTTTAAGGTATTATTTTTAAGGATTTTAGATTGCCAATGAGCATAATTTAGTAATACTAGACAGCCTCTTTTTGATGACTTGTTATTATTTTTAAATCATCCATAATAACAAAAATATCATTATCTTTGCCATGTTATTATTTTCTAATTCGATTTAATTGAACTACTATTCAACACGCTTGCCGGTCTTGTGCAATCGAGTAGTAGTAGCCTGATTCCTACTTGATTCTGCACACAGACATTCCGCACTTTGTGCTCCATGTCCTTACGTCCGGCAAATGAATTAGTATGCAAGCATCCATTCGCTTGCCGGTCTTGTGCAACAAAAAAGAAACTTCGCAGCTTTCCACCACGAAGTTTCTAATATTATAGGACACCAAATTTCCTCGGAAATTCGATAATCGTATTGTGTCAGCTTATGACCATACAAATACCACATCAAATATTCATAGCAATATCCCAGGCGCCCCATACTGCACTTCTGACATTTCCAACCTTCTTGCAATCACCGAGAAGGTGTACATTCTTGGCTGGCTGAATTAGAGGTGTTGCATGATATCCGACTGACATGATAACACTATCTGCAGGAAGAGTCTTATTTCTTCCATCACCTGTAATGATTTCTACGCTGTTATCCTTAATCTCTTTAACAGAAGCCTTGAGATAAACAGGAACCTTGTTTGTCTTAAAGCAGTCACGAAGGTAACTTGTATTGGCAAGGCACATATTCTTGACAGCAATAAGATCATCCTTCATCTCAACTATCTGAGGATTTTTGCCCTTTCTGAAAAGATCAAGAGCAATTTCACATCCCGTAAGGCCACCGCCGATAATAACAACATCTTTGCCAACTTCTTTTTTGCCAAGCAGATAATCTGTGGCATCCATCGCATAGTCAGCTGCCCCGGGTATAGGAATGCGATTTGCCTCTGCTCCTGTAGCAATGATGTACTCATCTGCCTGGGGAAGAGAATCTGCTCTAACCTCTGTATTCATGTGAATCTCGACACCAAGTTTTTTGAGCTGTCTCTTCTGCCACTCAATAAGGGCTTTATCCTTCTCCTTGAATTCCGGAGCTGCAGCTGCAATAAATACTCCGCCAAGTTCGCTACTCTTCTCATAGATCACAGGGTCATGTCCGCGAAGAGCAAGAATTCTTGCTGCTTCCATTCCGCCTATACCACCGCCAATGATAGCAATCTTCTTGGGTTCCTTGGCAGGTATTACACGATATTTCTTACTCTGCATGCTACGAGGATTAACTGCGCACTTGCACATTCCTGCTGATTCGGAGAGGTCCTGATCATTAGCGCTGTTACCATGCTTGGTCAGATTAAAGCAAGCCGTATGGCAACAGATGCATGGACGGATATCATCCTCTCTGCCTCTCTCAAGCTTGGCAACCCACTTAGGATCTGCAAGGAACTGTCGTCCAACTGCCATAGCATCGATATCACCGGCTTCAATAGCCTTGGCTCCGGCCTTTGGTTCCATCTTACCTGCGCAAACAACAGGGATATCTACGAATTTCTTGATATGTGTAACATCCTCAAGATTGCAGTTCTGAGGCATATACTGTGGTGGATGTGCCCAGTACCAGGCATCATAAGTGCCATTGTCACAGTTGAGCATATCATAACCGGCATCCTGAAGATACTTGGCAGCCTTTTCTGACTCTTCCATGTCTCTTCCAATTTCATCAAATTTCTCACCCGGCATTGCACCATACTGGAATGCCTTTGTCATCGAGCGAACCGAATAACGCAGCGAAACAGGGAAATCATCTCCGCACTTTTTCTTGATTTCCTTAACTATTTCTACCGCAAAACGGTATCTGTTTTCAAAAGAGCCGCCATATTCATCAGTTCTGTGATTAGTATAACCAAGAGTAAACTGGTCAAGAAGATACCCTTCATGAACAGCGTGAACCTCTATACCATCTACTCCTGCCTCCTTGCACAGTCTGGCAGTCTCACCAAATGCATACACAATCTGATGAATCTCGTCAACTGTAAGGGGTCTTGTCATGATATCATCAGCCCATCTGTTAGGAAGAACTGAAGGTGCAGCCGTAAGATATTCAGGGTCAATATAAGGCTTGGCAACTGTCCCTAAGGCCTTGTTCCTGATGAGCATAGCAAGTGGATCGGTCAGGGCAAAAGACCTGCCAAATCCTGCGGTTAACTGTACAAACATCTTGGCGCCTGTCTCATGAACCTGATCCATAAATCCTGCCAACTGCTTAAACTTTCCCGGGTTCTGATATAACCATTTGCCGCCCAGCATATCTTTTACCGGAGCAATTCCCGGAATAACAAGGCCGCAGTCATGCTTGGCAATCTTGAGAAGAAGTCTTGCAGCCTCTTTATCAAAATGACTTCCTCCCGGCTCCATCCAGCCGAAAATACATGTTCCACCCATAGGCGCCAGGACTATTCTGTTCTTGATCTCAAGATTCCTGATCTTCCAGGGCGTAAACAGTGCTTCATATTCCTGCTTCAATTCTATTCCCCCTTTTTGTCTATGTTTCTCTGCAATCTTAATTCTTTTTCATTTTGCCCAAATGTAGTTCCCTCATTCCATCAACCTCATCGCATACACTCTTCATGCTGCAATGCCCGCAGTCCGTAGGCATTCCGTCCAAAATATGAGTGAGCGTCTTAGTGATAGTGTCCACCTTGTCTGCGTTAGGCATGAGCTTTTCTACGAGTTCTCTGTCGGTAATGAAAACCACACGGACATTTTTAACCCCTGAGACTTCCTTATATTTTCTGATATAAAGAGCTCCAACCTTGGCAAAAGAGATACCGTTAACATATGCTCCCTGACTGATGCGGATCTGTTCCTGATTGCTACGCGCCGATACTCTTACCATGTAGCCTTTTGGAAAAACATGATACCTTACAAATTCGAGATTTCGTATAGCAGCAAAGGCTTTCTCCTGATCCTTGTCTTCTTCAAGATCCTCAGTCTCAAGTATCACAATTCTGGCAAAAGAGATATTTCCATGTATTTCATTAATGTCAGGTCCATACACTAATGTTTCATTTTCAGTCACAATGCCCGAAGTAGTAACCAGTGTATAGTTAACAGAAGGTTCTCCACCGGCTCCAAGTTCAAGCGCAACATCTCTTTGCATGATGAATTCGCTGCTTCCGTTGTCTTTCCACGAACTACCTTTATAGGGATATCTTTTTACAGACCCTCTAGCTTCAAATCCGGACAGCACATCCAAAGTATCCGATATTATTCCGTCATATAATTTCATGTTATCCAGTTGTCCTCGAATCTATAGTAGTTATCAGCCTCATCTGATCGATAAGACCACGATCAAAATGATCAGAATCTGATATCCGTCTTCTTACGGTCAAATATCTTGTTGACTATCGTGTATAGCCATGCCATCAGCTTCTGATCCAGATTCCAGAAATAGATAACAAATAAAACGCCTGTGATTACAGTAAATATCTTTATTATTTTAAAAATGATTTTCAGCGCTTTATCCATAGACTATCCTCTCCTTTATCTTGCAAGGCCTTTTTGTCTCGCATACTCAGCAGCACCAAGAGCACCCATAAGCTGTGGGTCTGTTGAAAGTTCAACAACCTTGAGTTTAAGAACTTGTTCAATAGCTGCCTTAAGGCCGTCATTCTTGGCACATCCGCCTGTAAGTGTGATCGAATCTGTCGCTCCAGCCTTCTTGGACATAACAAAACATCTCTTTGCAACTGCCATCTCGATTCCGGCTGCGATTTCGTCCATAGGCTTTCCCTCTCCTACAAGAGTGATAACCTCTGACTCAGCAAATACAGTACACTGTGCTGTGATTGGAATAACGTTCTTGGCCTTAAGTGAAAGCTTGGAGAAATCTTCAAGACTCATCTCAAAAGATCTGGCCATAGCCTCGAAGAATCTGCCTGTACCGGCAGCACACTTATCGTTCATCGCAAAGTTCTTGACTGTTCCATCAGTATCAATCGCAATA
The sequence above is a segment of the Butyrivibrio proteoclasticus B316 genome. Coding sequences within it:
- a CDS encoding oxidoreductase, with amino-acid sequence MKQEYEALFTPWKIRNLEIKNRIVLAPMGGTCIFGWMEPGGSHFDKEAARLLLKIAKHDCGLVIPGIAPVKDMLGGKWLYQNPGKFKQLAGFMDQVHETGAKMFVQLTAGFGRSFALTDPLAMLIRNKALGTVAKPYIDPEYLTAAPSVLPNRWADDIMTRPLTVDEIHQIVYAFGETARLCKEAGVDGIEVHAVHEGYLLDQFTLGYTNHRTDEYGGSFENRYRFAVEIVKEIKKKCGDDFPVSLRYSVRSMTKAFQYGAMPGEKFDEIGRDMEESEKAAKYLQDAGYDMLNCDNGTYDAWYWAHPPQYMPQNCNLEDVTHIKKFVDIPVVCAGKMEPKAGAKAIEAGDIDAMAVGRQFLADPKWVAKLERGREDDIRPCICCHTACFNLTKHGNSANDQDLSESAGMCKCAVNPRSMQSKKYRVIPAKEPKKIAIIGGGIGGMEAARILALRGHDPVIYEKSSELGGVFIAAAAPEFKEKDKALIEWQKRQLKKLGVEIHMNTEVRADSLPQADEYIIATGAEANRIPIPGAADYAMDATDYLLGKKEVGKDVVIIGGGLTGCEIALDLFRKGKNPQIVEMKDDLIAVKNMCLANTSYLRDCFKTNKVPVYLKASVKEIKDNSVEIITGDGRNKTLPADSVIMSVGYHATPLIQPAKNVHLLGDCKKVGNVRSAVWGAWDIAMNI
- a CDS encoding acyl-CoA dehydratase activase is translated as MKYFGGCDVGSTYTKAVIIDENGKMVANTTLKSKIIAQESAEMAMKEVVSQVPELSSSKDLTYLIGTGYGRNKVPFADENISEISCHAMGVHVTNPSVKAIIDIGGQDVKGIAIDTDGTVKNFAMNDKCAAGTGRFFEAMARSFEMSLEDFSKLSLKAKNVIPITAQCTVFAESEVITLVGEGKPMDEIAAGIEMAVAKRCFVMSKKAGATDSITLTGGCAKNDGLKAAIEQVLKLKVVELSTDPQLMGALGAAEYARQKGLAR